A stretch of DNA from Longimicrobiaceae bacterium:
GCATCAGCCACGTGATCAACTACGACGCCCCGCGCGATCCCGAGGGCTACGTGCACCGCGTGGGCCGCACGGCGCGCGCCGGCGAGACGGGCGTGGCCATCACGTTCATGTCGGGCGGCGAGATCGGCGACGTGGCGGCGGTGGAGCACCTGCTGGGCTCGCGCATTCCGCGGGTGAACGTTCCCGGCTTCAGCGTGTTCGCCGAGGAGAGCGTCGACGGCGCGCCGCAGGTGACCACGGTGACGATGCCCGAGTCCAAGAAGGAGCAGCGCGCCTCGCGTGGCCGCAAGATGGGCAAGCACGCGGGCAAGGAGCTGTCGCCCGAGGAGCTTCAGAAGCTGCTGGGCACCAGCAGCGCGGCCTGACAGGCGGCGGCCGGACGGACGGAGAGGGTGGTCGGGCCAGCCGAAGCGCACCACACCGGCTCCCTTC
This window harbors:
- a CDS encoding C-terminal helicase domain-containing protein, with protein sequence FSRTKFGADRIAGQLTRAGLTVEVMHSDRNMAQRVRALEAFRNGDVKVLIATDVAQRGIDVEGISHVINYDAPRDPEGYVHRVGRTARAGETGVAITFMSGGEIGDVAAVEHLLGSRIPRVNVPGFSVFAEESVDGAPQVTTVTMPESKKEQRASRGRKMGKHAGKELSPEELQKLLGTSSAA